A section of the Pan paniscus chromosome 11, NHGRI_mPanPan1-v2.0_pri, whole genome shotgun sequence genome encodes:
- the LOC100994753 gene encoding spermatogenesis-associated protein 31D1 isoform X2 yields the protein MLVSPSFQQSMCMCVCVESMFQKCLNSLNLTNFRKHQGRARRRRKVGTFKDWKSFQREEEEERKLLSLLKSFGPPVSCSPLGQHHDTNHFRRLLCPDPICRVCNRATADIQQLLSWESLKDAAPSVSPLASSASATESSFALASTPSATPPEDLILSPRPKPSPPPPLILSPDLITTVADLFSPSPLRDPLPPQPVSPLDSKFAIDHSPPQQLPFPLLPPHHIERVEPSLQPEASLSLNTIFSFGSTLCQDISRAMNPIDSCARHHGPPIPSALPLEDCTVTQSKSSLTILKTFPEMLSLGGSGGSSTSAPTIKGIDHSHPASSEFSWWQPHAKDSFFSNFVPSDFMEELLTLHSSEAFLGGHSVANLIEPVNISFLSHDILALLERQVKKRGEFLMWKENGKKAGSFPKQLRPNYQLNSSRNMLTSIAVKHDLAESFPFWASKGKLEWQHIHQQPPYSKCFEDHLEQKYVQLFWGLPSLHSESLHPTVLVQRGHSSMFVFFNGITNTSISYESPVLPPPQPLSLPSTQPLPLPQTLPRGQSPHLTQVKSQAQHQSPFPARLPSPLFLIRICGVCFHRPQNEARSLLPSEINHLEWNVLQKVQESVWGLPSVVQKSQEDFCPPAPNPELVRKSFKVHVPISIIPGDFPLSSEVRKKLEQHIRKRLIQCRWGLLRRIHESLSLLRPQSKISELSVSESIHGPLNISLVEGQRCNVLKKSASSFPGSFHERSSNMLSMENVGNYQGYSQETAPKDHLLHDPETSSDKDLRSNSERDLETHMMHLSGNDSGVRLGQKQLENALTVHLSKKFKEINEGRMPGTVHSSWHSVKQTMSLPEKSQSQIKHRNLVTLVSEDHCVDTSQEISFLSSKKQKMLEAHIKTFRMRMLWGLPLKVLESIEIFKSKADLSTSFSHFDLPSSATFISRGDSKDGVSKSRRRSTFQGEKLGTTSSVPILDRPHPVSSPVGQEGQGTLRRQFSDTDHDLIETDSKDGASTSLRRGTTDFQSEKLESTSSFPILGHSYLVTSPVNQEKQGTLRREFSDTDNDLTESVRTTEDGRQTFLPPPHSIVDEVSQKQTVLASRCSAELPITQAGAGCESWDKRKSSFHNVDRLQGSRKTFPVTSALQSQTRNNLTTSKSGSCSLANVKASTSNETEIFPPRISVPQDPKSSYLKNQMLSQLKLVQRKHSQPQSHFTDMSFALDNLSSKDLLTNSQGISSGDMGTSQVVHVHLEDRGIRVAQKQEPRVPTCVLQKCQVKNFPPAVNRVSPVRPKGGELDGGDAGLGTSQRRRKKLPVHNKTSGEVLGSKSSPTLKTQPPPENLSRKWMKTFLQWFNKPSISYKEQESSWEKGSSLSSCVQNICRVTRAAFTGTTEAQKIRKDTREFLEEKLGHRHGIDITCPREPLSFPVGLGKAQHNPEVHVRAEPVQGYPCNYRAPSCKVTRTKSCSQQAIFVGQNYPTRIRQIIDKDRQPQKVEAFKGKILCQSHPQSMPHRKPVPHPNPTCRRQVSLVCPAVPTSAKSPVFSDVPFLTGQKMLPKHFQGGKFPPTK from the exons ATGCTTGTGTCTCCTAGTTTCCAGCA GtcgatgtgtatgtgtgtttgtgtagagAGTATGTTCCAAAAGTGCTTGAACAGTTTAAACCTCACTAACTTCAGAAAA CATCAGGGCAGAgccaggaggagaaggaaagttGGGACATTCAAAG ACTGGAAAAGTttccagagagaagaggaagaggaaaggaagctgCTTTCTCTTCTGAAAAG CTTTGGACCTCCTGTTTCCTGCAGTCCTCTGGGCCAGCATCATGATACCAACCACTTTCGTCGACTGTTATGCCCAGACCCCATCTGTCGGGTGTGTAACAGAGCAACTGCTGATATCCAGCAACTGCTGTCTTGGGAGTCCCTGAAAGATGCTGCTCCCTCTGTGTCTCCTTTGGCTTCTTCAGCTTCTGCGACTGAGTCATCATTCGCTCTGGCTTCCACCCCCTCAGCAACCCCTCCAGAAGACCTAATACTGTCCCCTCGGCCTAAGCCCTCTCCACCGCCCCCCTTAATTCTCTCACCTGACCTGATCACCACCGTAGCTGACTTATTTTCACCCTCACCACTGAGGGACCCTCTGCCACCACAGCCTGTTTCTCCCTTGGATTCCAAGTTTGCCATAGACCATTCCCCACCCCAAcagcttccctttccccttctcccaCCACATCACATTGAGAGAGTGgagcccagcctccagcctgaGGCCAGTTTGTCTCTGAACACCATCTTTTCATTTGGCTCCACCCTATGCCAAGATATTTCGCGGGCCATGAATCCCATTGATTCTTGTGCTCGTCATCACGGACCACCAATCCCATCTGCTTTACCACTGGAAGATTGCACTGTGACTCAGTCTAAATCAAGTCTCACCATCTTGAAGACTTTTCCGGAAATGTTATCTCTAGGTGGCTCTGGTGGGTCATCCACCTCTGCCCCAACAATCAAAGGCATTGACCATTCACACCCTGCATCTTCAGAATTCTCCTGGTGGCAGCCTCATGCCAAGGACtcttttttctccaattttgtgCCATCTGATTTCATGGAGGAGCTTCTTACCCTTCATTCTTCTGAGGCCTTTTTAGGGGGGCACTCTGTGGCCAACCTCATAGAGCCTGTTAACATCTCATTTCTCAGCCATGACATTCTGGCACTCCTGGAGAGACAAGTCAAAAAAAGGGGTGAATTCCTGAtgtggaaagaaaatggaaagaaagcagGATCATTCCCAAAACAACTTAGGCCAAACTACCAACTAAATTCCTCACGGAATATGTTAACCTCAATTGCTGTTAAGCATGACTTGGCAGAATCCTTTCCTTTTTGGGCCAGTAAAGGCAAACTAGAATGGCAGCACATCCATCAGCAGCCTCCATACTCTAAGTGCTTTGAAGACCATTTAGAGCAAAAATATGTCCAGCTCTTCTGGGGTCTCCCATCTTTGCACAGCGAGTCTCTGCATCCTACTGTTCTTGTCCAACGTGGCCATTCCTCCATGTTTGTATTCTTCAATGGCATTACAAATACATCTATATCCTATGAATCCCCAGTACTTCCCCCTCCCCAACCTCTGTCCTTGCCTAGTACCCAACCACTACCCTTGCCTCAAACCCTGCCCCGAGGTCAGTCCCCACATCTCACTCAGGTGAAGTCCCAGGCTCAACATCAATCCCCATTCCCAGCCCGACTACCTAGTCCTCTATTCCTGATTAGGATCTGTGGAGTGTGTTTTCATAGACCCCAGAACGAGGCACGGTCTCTTTTGCCATCTGAAATTAACCATCTGGAGTGGAATGTGTTGCAGAAAGTGCAGGAAAGTGTGTGGGGCTTACCCTCTGTGGTTCAAAAATCCCAGGAAGACTTTTGTCCTCCAGCTCCCAATCCTGAATTGGTCAGAAAGTCCTTCAAGGTCCATGTTCCGATCTCCATCATTCCTGGAGATTTTCCACTCAGCTCTGAGGTAAGGAAGAAACTAGAGCAACACATTCGAAAGAGGCTCATCCAGTGCAGATGGGGCCTGCTCCGCAGAATCCATGAGTCTCTGTCACTGCTACGTCCTCAGAGCAAAATTTCAGAGCTATCTGTGTCAGAGAGCATTCATGGACCGTTAAATATCTCTTTGGTTGAGGGTCAGAGGTGCAATGTTCTAAAGAAGTCCGCATCAAGCTTCCCTGGAAGCTTCCACGAGAGGAGCTCAAATATGCTTTCCATGGAGAATGTGGGGAATTATCAGGGATACAGCCAGGAGACTGCCCCAAAAGATCACCTGTTGCATGATCCGGAGACATCTTCAGACAAGGATCTGAGGTCTAACTCTGAGAGAGACCTAGAAACTCATATGATGCATCTGTCAGGGAATGACTCAGGGGTGAGACTAGGTCAGAAACAACTTGAAAATGCCCTGACAGTACATTTGAGCAAGAAATTTAAGGAAATCAATGAGGGTCGAATGCCTGGGACTGTGCATAGTTCATGGCACTCAGTCAAGCAGACAATGTCTCTTCCTGAGAAATCCCAAAGCCAAATTAAACATCGAAATCTGGTAACATTGGTGAGTGAGGACCACTGCGTTGATACTTCCCAGGAGATTTCCTTCCTTAGTTCCAAGAAACAAAAGATGTTGGAAGCCCATATTAAAACTTTCCGTATGAGGATGCTGTGGGGCCTTCCCCTCAAGGTCCTTGAATCCATAGAAATCTTCAAATCGAAAGCGGACCTTTCCACTTCCTTTTCCCATTTCGACCTTCCCTCCTCAGCCACCTTCATCTCTCGGGGAGATTCCAAAGATGGGGTCTCTAAGTCCCGTAGACGAAGCACTTTTCAAGGAGAAAAGTTGGGAACAACAAGCTCAGTCCCCATCCTTGATCGTCCTCACCCTGTCTCCTCACCTGTCGGCCAAGAAGGGCAGGGGACCCTGAGAAGACAATTTTCTGATACGGACCATGACCTTATAGAGACAGATTCCAAAGATGGGGCCTCCACATCCCTTAGAAGAGGTACTACAGATTTTCAAAGCGAAAAATTAGAATCAACAAGCTCATTCCCCATCCTCGGTCATTCTTACCTTGTCACTTCACCTGTCAACCAAGAAAAGCAGGGGACCCTGAGAAGAGAATTCTCTGATACTGACAATGATCTTACAGAAAGTGTCCGGACAACGGAGGATGGCAGACAGACTTTTCTGCCCCCGCCACACAGCATCGTAGACGAAGTCAGTCAGAAACAGACTGTACTGGCCAGTAGATGCAGCGCAGAGCTGCCCATAACGCAAGCTGGAGCTGGCTGTGAGTCATGGGATAAGAGAAAGAGTTCCTTTCATAATGTAGACAGGCTTCAAGGCAGTAGAAAGACCTTTCCTGTCACCAGTGCTCTTCAATCACAAACTAGGAACAACTTGACAACCAGCAAGTCGGGAAGCTGCTCACTGGCAAATGTGAAAGCAAGCACTTCCAATGAAACTGAAATTTTCCCACCAAGAATATCAGTTCCTCAAGATCCTAAATCATCATACCTTAAAAATCAGATGTTGAGCCAGTTAAAGTTGGTCCAGAGGAAGCATAGCCAACCTCAGAGCCATTTCACTGACATGTCTTTTGCCTTAGATAACTTGAGTTCCAAGGACTTACTGACTAATTCCCAGGGCATCTCGAGTGGGGACATGGGAACTTCCCAGGTGGTGCATGTCCACTTGGAGGACAGAGGAATCCGTGTGGCACAGAAGCAGGAGCCCAGGGTCCCTACCTGTGTCTTACAGAAGTGTCAAGTTAAGAATTTCCCACCAGCTGTAAACAGAGTGAGTCCTGTGAGACCCAAAGGAGGAGAGCTTGATGGAGGGGATGCAGGGCTGGGGACATCCCAACGCAGGAGAAAGAAACTCCCTGTTCATAACAAGACATCAGGGGAGGTGCTTGGGAGCAAATCTTCCCCAACCTTGAAAACACAGCCTCCTCCTGAAAACCTTTCCAGAAAATGGATGAAGACCTTTTTGCAGTGGTTTAATAAACCCAGCATATCATATAAAGAACAAGAAAGTTCCTGGGAAAAGGGTAGCTCCCTGTCATCATGTGTGCAGAATATTTGTCGAGTTACAAGAGCTGCCTTTACTGGGACTACTGAAGCTCAGAAAATTAGGAAAGACACTAGGGAGTTCCTAGAAGAGAAGCTGGGGCATAGGCATGGGATAGATATCACCTGTCCCCGAGAGCCCCTTTCCTTCCCAGTGGGGCTTGGGAAAGCTCAGCACAACCCAGAAGTGCATGTCAGAGCAGAGCCTGTCCAGGGCTATCCCTGCAACTACAGGGCTCCCTCCTGCAAAGTGACACGTACCAAATCTTGCAGCCAACAAGCTATCTTTGTTGGCCAGAATTATCCTACAAGGATTAGACAGATCATAGACAAGGACAGACAGCCCCAGAAAGTTGAGGCATTTAAGGGGAAGATATTGTGTCAAAGCCATCCCCAATCCATGCCCCACAGGAAGCCTGTGCCACATCCAAACCCCACTTGCCGGCGTCAGGTCAGCCTGGTGTGTCCAGCCGTCCCAACCAGTGCTAAAAGCCCTGTGTTTAGTGATGTGCCTTTCCTAACTGGGCAGAAAATGCTTCCAAAGCATTTCCAGGGAGGAAAATTTCCCCCCACAAAATAA
- the LOC100994753 gene encoding spermatogenesis-associated protein 31D1 isoform X1, with protein sequence MENILCFLNSYTETGLSPNSHCLDIDPNFICLSGLGLFILYLFYVVLTLYSSPTEKNNDIQKHQGRARRRRKVGTFKDWKSFQREEEEERKLLSLLKSFGPPVSCSPLGQHHDTNHFRRLLCPDPICRVCNRATADIQQLLSWESLKDAAPSVSPLASSASATESSFALASTPSATPPEDLILSPRPKPSPPPPLILSPDLITTVADLFSPSPLRDPLPPQPVSPLDSKFAIDHSPPQQLPFPLLPPHHIERVEPSLQPEASLSLNTIFSFGSTLCQDISRAMNPIDSCARHHGPPIPSALPLEDCTVTQSKSSLTILKTFPEMLSLGGSGGSSTSAPTIKGIDHSHPASSEFSWWQPHAKDSFFSNFVPSDFMEELLTLHSSEAFLGGHSVANLIEPVNISFLSHDILALLERQVKKRGEFLMWKENGKKAGSFPKQLRPNYQLNSSRNMLTSIAVKHDLAESFPFWASKGKLEWQHIHQQPPYSKCFEDHLEQKYVQLFWGLPSLHSESLHPTVLVQRGHSSMFVFFNGITNTSISYESPVLPPPQPLSLPSTQPLPLPQTLPRGQSPHLTQVKSQAQHQSPFPARLPSPLFLIRICGVCFHRPQNEARSLLPSEINHLEWNVLQKVQESVWGLPSVVQKSQEDFCPPAPNPELVRKSFKVHVPISIIPGDFPLSSEVRKKLEQHIRKRLIQCRWGLLRRIHESLSLLRPQSKISELSVSESIHGPLNISLVEGQRCNVLKKSASSFPGSFHERSSNMLSMENVGNYQGYSQETAPKDHLLHDPETSSDKDLRSNSERDLETHMMHLSGNDSGVRLGQKQLENALTVHLSKKFKEINEGRMPGTVHSSWHSVKQTMSLPEKSQSQIKHRNLVTLVSEDHCVDTSQEISFLSSKKQKMLEAHIKTFRMRMLWGLPLKVLESIEIFKSKADLSTSFSHFDLPSSATFISRGDSKDGVSKSRRRSTFQGEKLGTTSSVPILDRPHPVSSPVGQEGQGTLRRQFSDTDHDLIETDSKDGASTSLRRGTTDFQSEKLESTSSFPILGHSYLVTSPVNQEKQGTLRREFSDTDNDLTESVRTTEDGRQTFLPPPHSIVDEVSQKQTVLASRCSAELPITQAGAGCESWDKRKSSFHNVDRLQGSRKTFPVTSALQSQTRNNLTTSKSGSCSLANVKASTSNETEIFPPRISVPQDPKSSYLKNQMLSQLKLVQRKHSQPQSHFTDMSFALDNLSSKDLLTNSQGISSGDMGTSQVVHVHLEDRGIRVAQKQEPRVPTCVLQKCQVKNFPPAVNRVSPVRPKGGELDGGDAGLGTSQRRRKKLPVHNKTSGEVLGSKSSPTLKTQPPPENLSRKWMKTFLQWFNKPSISYKEQESSWEKGSSLSSCVQNICRVTRAAFTGTTEAQKIRKDTREFLEEKLGHRHGIDITCPREPLSFPVGLGKAQHNPEVHVRAEPVQGYPCNYRAPSCKVTRTKSCSQQAIFVGQNYPTRIRQIIDKDRQPQKVEAFKGKILCQSHPQSMPHRKPVPHPNPTCRRQVSLVCPAVPTSAKSPVFSDVPFLTGQKMLPKHFQGGKFPPTK encoded by the exons ATGGAGAATATCCTCTGTTTTCTGAACAGCTATACTGAGACAGGGCTGAGCCCTAACTCACATTGCTTGGATATCGACCCCAACTTCATCTGCTTGAGTGGGTTGGGGTTGTTTATACTGTACTTGTTCTACGTCGTATTGACCCTGTATTCGTCACCCACCGAAAAAAATAATGACATCCAAAAG CATCAGGGCAGAgccaggaggagaaggaaagttGGGACATTCAAAG ACTGGAAAAGTttccagagagaagaggaagaggaaaggaagctgCTTTCTCTTCTGAAAAG CTTTGGACCTCCTGTTTCCTGCAGTCCTCTGGGCCAGCATCATGATACCAACCACTTTCGTCGACTGTTATGCCCAGACCCCATCTGTCGGGTGTGTAACAGAGCAACTGCTGATATCCAGCAACTGCTGTCTTGGGAGTCCCTGAAAGATGCTGCTCCCTCTGTGTCTCCTTTGGCTTCTTCAGCTTCTGCGACTGAGTCATCATTCGCTCTGGCTTCCACCCCCTCAGCAACCCCTCCAGAAGACCTAATACTGTCCCCTCGGCCTAAGCCCTCTCCACCGCCCCCCTTAATTCTCTCACCTGACCTGATCACCACCGTAGCTGACTTATTTTCACCCTCACCACTGAGGGACCCTCTGCCACCACAGCCTGTTTCTCCCTTGGATTCCAAGTTTGCCATAGACCATTCCCCACCCCAAcagcttccctttccccttctcccaCCACATCACATTGAGAGAGTGgagcccagcctccagcctgaGGCCAGTTTGTCTCTGAACACCATCTTTTCATTTGGCTCCACCCTATGCCAAGATATTTCGCGGGCCATGAATCCCATTGATTCTTGTGCTCGTCATCACGGACCACCAATCCCATCTGCTTTACCACTGGAAGATTGCACTGTGACTCAGTCTAAATCAAGTCTCACCATCTTGAAGACTTTTCCGGAAATGTTATCTCTAGGTGGCTCTGGTGGGTCATCCACCTCTGCCCCAACAATCAAAGGCATTGACCATTCACACCCTGCATCTTCAGAATTCTCCTGGTGGCAGCCTCATGCCAAGGACtcttttttctccaattttgtgCCATCTGATTTCATGGAGGAGCTTCTTACCCTTCATTCTTCTGAGGCCTTTTTAGGGGGGCACTCTGTGGCCAACCTCATAGAGCCTGTTAACATCTCATTTCTCAGCCATGACATTCTGGCACTCCTGGAGAGACAAGTCAAAAAAAGGGGTGAATTCCTGAtgtggaaagaaaatggaaagaaagcagGATCATTCCCAAAACAACTTAGGCCAAACTACCAACTAAATTCCTCACGGAATATGTTAACCTCAATTGCTGTTAAGCATGACTTGGCAGAATCCTTTCCTTTTTGGGCCAGTAAAGGCAAACTAGAATGGCAGCACATCCATCAGCAGCCTCCATACTCTAAGTGCTTTGAAGACCATTTAGAGCAAAAATATGTCCAGCTCTTCTGGGGTCTCCCATCTTTGCACAGCGAGTCTCTGCATCCTACTGTTCTTGTCCAACGTGGCCATTCCTCCATGTTTGTATTCTTCAATGGCATTACAAATACATCTATATCCTATGAATCCCCAGTACTTCCCCCTCCCCAACCTCTGTCCTTGCCTAGTACCCAACCACTACCCTTGCCTCAAACCCTGCCCCGAGGTCAGTCCCCACATCTCACTCAGGTGAAGTCCCAGGCTCAACATCAATCCCCATTCCCAGCCCGACTACCTAGTCCTCTATTCCTGATTAGGATCTGTGGAGTGTGTTTTCATAGACCCCAGAACGAGGCACGGTCTCTTTTGCCATCTGAAATTAACCATCTGGAGTGGAATGTGTTGCAGAAAGTGCAGGAAAGTGTGTGGGGCTTACCCTCTGTGGTTCAAAAATCCCAGGAAGACTTTTGTCCTCCAGCTCCCAATCCTGAATTGGTCAGAAAGTCCTTCAAGGTCCATGTTCCGATCTCCATCATTCCTGGAGATTTTCCACTCAGCTCTGAGGTAAGGAAGAAACTAGAGCAACACATTCGAAAGAGGCTCATCCAGTGCAGATGGGGCCTGCTCCGCAGAATCCATGAGTCTCTGTCACTGCTACGTCCTCAGAGCAAAATTTCAGAGCTATCTGTGTCAGAGAGCATTCATGGACCGTTAAATATCTCTTTGGTTGAGGGTCAGAGGTGCAATGTTCTAAAGAAGTCCGCATCAAGCTTCCCTGGAAGCTTCCACGAGAGGAGCTCAAATATGCTTTCCATGGAGAATGTGGGGAATTATCAGGGATACAGCCAGGAGACTGCCCCAAAAGATCACCTGTTGCATGATCCGGAGACATCTTCAGACAAGGATCTGAGGTCTAACTCTGAGAGAGACCTAGAAACTCATATGATGCATCTGTCAGGGAATGACTCAGGGGTGAGACTAGGTCAGAAACAACTTGAAAATGCCCTGACAGTACATTTGAGCAAGAAATTTAAGGAAATCAATGAGGGTCGAATGCCTGGGACTGTGCATAGTTCATGGCACTCAGTCAAGCAGACAATGTCTCTTCCTGAGAAATCCCAAAGCCAAATTAAACATCGAAATCTGGTAACATTGGTGAGTGAGGACCACTGCGTTGATACTTCCCAGGAGATTTCCTTCCTTAGTTCCAAGAAACAAAAGATGTTGGAAGCCCATATTAAAACTTTCCGTATGAGGATGCTGTGGGGCCTTCCCCTCAAGGTCCTTGAATCCATAGAAATCTTCAAATCGAAAGCGGACCTTTCCACTTCCTTTTCCCATTTCGACCTTCCCTCCTCAGCCACCTTCATCTCTCGGGGAGATTCCAAAGATGGGGTCTCTAAGTCCCGTAGACGAAGCACTTTTCAAGGAGAAAAGTTGGGAACAACAAGCTCAGTCCCCATCCTTGATCGTCCTCACCCTGTCTCCTCACCTGTCGGCCAAGAAGGGCAGGGGACCCTGAGAAGACAATTTTCTGATACGGACCATGACCTTATAGAGACAGATTCCAAAGATGGGGCCTCCACATCCCTTAGAAGAGGTACTACAGATTTTCAAAGCGAAAAATTAGAATCAACAAGCTCATTCCCCATCCTCGGTCATTCTTACCTTGTCACTTCACCTGTCAACCAAGAAAAGCAGGGGACCCTGAGAAGAGAATTCTCTGATACTGACAATGATCTTACAGAAAGTGTCCGGACAACGGAGGATGGCAGACAGACTTTTCTGCCCCCGCCACACAGCATCGTAGACGAAGTCAGTCAGAAACAGACTGTACTGGCCAGTAGATGCAGCGCAGAGCTGCCCATAACGCAAGCTGGAGCTGGCTGTGAGTCATGGGATAAGAGAAAGAGTTCCTTTCATAATGTAGACAGGCTTCAAGGCAGTAGAAAGACCTTTCCTGTCACCAGTGCTCTTCAATCACAAACTAGGAACAACTTGACAACCAGCAAGTCGGGAAGCTGCTCACTGGCAAATGTGAAAGCAAGCACTTCCAATGAAACTGAAATTTTCCCACCAAGAATATCAGTTCCTCAAGATCCTAAATCATCATACCTTAAAAATCAGATGTTGAGCCAGTTAAAGTTGGTCCAGAGGAAGCATAGCCAACCTCAGAGCCATTTCACTGACATGTCTTTTGCCTTAGATAACTTGAGTTCCAAGGACTTACTGACTAATTCCCAGGGCATCTCGAGTGGGGACATGGGAACTTCCCAGGTGGTGCATGTCCACTTGGAGGACAGAGGAATCCGTGTGGCACAGAAGCAGGAGCCCAGGGTCCCTACCTGTGTCTTACAGAAGTGTCAAGTTAAGAATTTCCCACCAGCTGTAAACAGAGTGAGTCCTGTGAGACCCAAAGGAGGAGAGCTTGATGGAGGGGATGCAGGGCTGGGGACATCCCAACGCAGGAGAAAGAAACTCCCTGTTCATAACAAGACATCAGGGGAGGTGCTTGGGAGCAAATCTTCCCCAACCTTGAAAACACAGCCTCCTCCTGAAAACCTTTCCAGAAAATGGATGAAGACCTTTTTGCAGTGGTTTAATAAACCCAGCATATCATATAAAGAACAAGAAAGTTCCTGGGAAAAGGGTAGCTCCCTGTCATCATGTGTGCAGAATATTTGTCGAGTTACAAGAGCTGCCTTTACTGGGACTACTGAAGCTCAGAAAATTAGGAAAGACACTAGGGAGTTCCTAGAAGAGAAGCTGGGGCATAGGCATGGGATAGATATCACCTGTCCCCGAGAGCCCCTTTCCTTCCCAGTGGGGCTTGGGAAAGCTCAGCACAACCCAGAAGTGCATGTCAGAGCAGAGCCTGTCCAGGGCTATCCCTGCAACTACAGGGCTCCCTCCTGCAAAGTGACACGTACCAAATCTTGCAGCCAACAAGCTATCTTTGTTGGCCAGAATTATCCTACAAGGATTAGACAGATCATAGACAAGGACAGACAGCCCCAGAAAGTTGAGGCATTTAAGGGGAAGATATTGTGTCAAAGCCATCCCCAATCCATGCCCCACAGGAAGCCTGTGCCACATCCAAACCCCACTTGCCGGCGTCAGGTCAGCCTGGTGTGTCCAGCCGTCCCAACCAGTGCTAAAAGCCCTGTGTTTAGTGATGTGCCTTTCCTAACTGGGCAGAAAATGCTTCCAAAGCATTTCCAGGGAGGAAAATTTCCCCCCACAAAATAA